Proteins encoded together in one Candidatus Sulfotelmatobacter sp. window:
- the thiS gene encoding sulfur carrier protein ThiS, with translation MKLQINGEERDFTGSPAPSTLTALLEILGMKSDRVAVELNRDIVPRDRWAQTPLRDGDRLEIVHFVGGGLEL, from the coding sequence ATGAAACTTCAAATCAATGGCGAAGAGCGTGATTTCACCGGCTCGCCCGCTCCGTCTACACTCACGGCTCTGCTGGAAATCCTCGGCATGAAGTCCGACCGTGTCGCCGTCGAACTCAACCGCGACATCGTGCCGCGCGACCGCTGGGCGCAGACTCCACTGCGCGACGGCGACCGCCTGGAAATTGTCCATTTCGTCGGCGGTGGTCTGGAACTCTGA
- the nuoD gene encoding NADH dehydrogenase (quinone) subunit D — protein MAHLNPTPVLEPGQDRTMILNMGPQHPSTHGVLRVLLEIDGETIVRMMPDIGFLHTGIEKTCEAKFYQQVVPLTDRIDYLCPLTNNLCYVLAVEKLLGLEIPPKAQWLRVLLNELTRINSHLVWLGTHALDIGAMTVFLYCFREREEILKIFEMVSGQRMMTSYFRVGGIALEPPLGFFDRVRDFAGYFPEKVDEYENLLTGNPIWGMRTKGVARMTAEDAIALGASGPTLRGSGVDFDLRRDMPYSSYEKFQFKVPVSQAGDVFARYMCRVQELRESTNIVRQALDGMPEGPIKADAPGVVLPDREKMKTQMESLIYHFKIITEGFAVPAGEVYQAVESPRGEMGYYIVSDGTAKPYRVHMRAACLANLQTLPKICEGRLLADVVAAIGSIDIVLGEIDR, from the coding sequence ATGGCCCACCTGAATCCCACGCCCGTGCTGGAGCCCGGCCAGGATCGCACCATGATCCTGAACATGGGCCCGCAACATCCCTCGACCCACGGCGTGCTGCGCGTGCTGCTCGAGATTGATGGCGAGACCATCGTGCGCATGATGCCCGACATCGGCTTCCTGCATACCGGAATCGAGAAGACCTGCGAGGCCAAGTTCTATCAGCAGGTGGTGCCGCTCACCGACCGCATCGACTACCTTTGCCCGTTGACCAATAATCTGTGCTACGTGCTGGCCGTGGAGAAATTGCTGGGGCTGGAGATCCCGCCAAAGGCGCAATGGCTGCGGGTTCTGTTGAATGAATTGACGCGCATCAACTCGCATCTCGTATGGCTCGGCACGCACGCGTTGGATATCGGCGCGATGACGGTGTTTTTGTATTGCTTCCGCGAGCGCGAAGAAATCTTAAAGATATTCGAGATGGTCAGCGGACAGCGCATGATGACATCGTACTTCCGCGTGGGCGGAATTGCGCTGGAGCCGCCGCTTGGATTTTTCGACCGTGTGCGCGACTTCGCGGGATATTTCCCCGAGAAGGTTGACGAATACGAAAATCTGCTCACCGGCAATCCAATCTGGGGGATGCGAACGAAAGGCGTCGCGCGGATGACGGCGGAGGACGCGATCGCTCTTGGCGCCTCAGGCCCAACTCTGCGTGGTAGCGGCGTCGACTTTGACTTGCGCCGGGACATGCCTTATTCGAGCTACGAAAAGTTTCAGTTCAAAGTGCCGGTATCGCAAGCCGGCGACGTGTTCGCCCGCTACATGTGCCGAGTGCAGGAACTGCGGGAATCGACCAACATCGTCCGCCAGGCTCTGGACGGCATGCCGGAAGGGCCGATCAAGGCCGACGCGCCGGGCGTGGTATTGCCTGATCGCGAAAAAATGAAGACGCAGATGGAATCGCTTATCTACCATTTCAAGATCATCACCGAAGGATTTGCGGTTCCGGCGGGCGAGGTGTATCAGGCAGTCGAATCGCCGCGCGGCGAGATGGGCTACTACATTGTGAGCGACGGCACGGCCAAGCCCTACCGCGTGCACATGCGCGCGGCGTGCTTGGCGAATTTGCAGACGCTGCCGAAGATATGCGAGGGCAGGCTGCTCGCGGATGTGGTGGCGGCGATTGGGAGCATTGATATTGTGCTGGGAGAAATCGACCGGTGA
- a CDS encoding MerR family transcriptional regulator, whose product MQDTFTSHDVVALTGITARQLQWWDERGVVKPQREGHRRLYSMDQLTEMAVISELRRKGFSLQGVRKVMRFLKRELGKGLAEIVSRNSDCHLLTDGKHLYLETSERQIVDILKNSDQPILGICLSDAVRQVRAGVISGKANTSVTSLEHRRRAKKVS is encoded by the coding sequence ATGCAAGACACATTTACATCGCACGACGTGGTAGCTCTAACCGGCATCACGGCTCGCCAGTTGCAGTGGTGGGACGAGCGCGGCGTGGTCAAACCGCAACGGGAAGGGCATCGCCGGCTGTACTCGATGGATCAGTTGACGGAGATGGCCGTGATCTCCGAGTTGCGCCGCAAGGGATTCTCTCTGCAAGGGGTACGAAAGGTCATGCGGTTTCTCAAGCGCGAACTGGGCAAAGGACTCGCCGAAATCGTCAGCCGCAATTCTGATTGCCATCTGCTGACTGACGGAAAGCATCTTTATCTGGAGACTTCGGAGCGGCAGATTGTGGATATCCTGAAAAATTCCGACCAACCCATTTTGGGCATTTGCCTGAGTGACGCGGTGCGCCAGGTGCGGGCGGGGGTCATCTCCGGGAAGGCGAATACTTCGGTAACTTCGCTGGAGCATCGCCGGCGTGCTAAAAAAGTTTCGTAG
- a CDS encoding NADH-quinone oxidoreductase subunit C encodes MPLAPAITDLEQLKNHPAIARLLSWNAEAVTGVKFDRDEMTIFVDRAYIREASVVLKDDPGCPFNFLSDITCVDWYPAEPRFEVVYHLLSIPNKERIRLKVRLDSASPAVESLTSTWPGANYFEREVFDLFGVRFTGHPYLRRILMPEDWEGHPLRKDYPVEGYR; translated from the coding sequence ATGCCCTTGGCCCCCGCCATCACCGATCTGGAGCAACTGAAAAACCATCCGGCGATCGCTCGACTTTTGAGTTGGAACGCCGAGGCGGTGACCGGCGTGAAGTTCGATCGCGATGAAATGACGATTTTCGTTGATCGAGCCTATATCCGCGAGGCGAGCGTTGTGCTGAAAGATGACCCAGGTTGTCCTTTTAATTTTCTCTCAGACATAACCTGCGTCGACTGGTATCCCGCCGAGCCGCGGTTTGAGGTCGTGTATCACCTGCTGTCGATTCCGAATAAGGAGCGTATCCGGCTGAAAGTTCGACTCGATAGCGCCAGTCCGGCGGTCGAGTCGCTGACTTCGACCTGGCCCGGCGCCAATTATTTCGAACGTGAAGTTTTCGATCTCTTTGGCGTGCGCTTTACCGGGCACCCTTATTTGCGACGCATTCTGATGCCCGAAGACTGGGAAGGCCATCCGCTGCGCAAAGATTATCCCGTGGAGGGCTATCGCTAA
- the ribB gene encoding 3,4-dihydroxy-2-butanone-4-phosphate synthase: MSPQVPFTSVPDAIEEIRAGRMIVVVDDEDRENEGDLTLAAEKVTPEAINFMAKYGRGLVCLAMTEERLEHLNIGPMTSENTSQFGTAFCEAIDARTGVTTGISAHDRARTIQVAIDPATKPSDLARPGHMFPLRARKGGVLVRAGQTEASVDLARLAGMVPAGIICEIMKDDGSMARVPDLIEFCREHGMKMLTVAELIRHRMAHERYVHRVGEALVDTRFGEFRLIAYESEVDGGESHVALVRGDIANSKEPVLVRMHAHCLMGDVFGATGCECHATLEGALRRISHEGCGALIYLHQTSKGFSVERVGDRTALSFHHGRKLPSLLDSERQTQREVGIGAQILSDLNLHRIRLLTNRPKRVAALEGFGIEIVEQVPVELQGSKTIGR; the protein is encoded by the coding sequence ATGAGCCCTCAAGTTCCATTCACGAGTGTTCCGGATGCGATTGAGGAAATCCGCGCCGGCCGCATGATCGTTGTGGTCGACGATGAAGATCGCGAGAACGAAGGCGACCTCACCCTGGCAGCCGAGAAAGTTACGCCGGAAGCCATCAACTTCATGGCGAAATATGGCCGCGGCCTGGTTTGCCTGGCCATGACCGAGGAACGGCTGGAGCACCTGAACATCGGGCCCATGACGTCGGAAAACACTTCGCAGTTTGGCACCGCGTTTTGCGAGGCGATCGACGCGCGGACCGGAGTGACTACAGGAATTTCCGCTCACGATCGCGCCCGCACGATTCAGGTAGCGATTGATCCGGCGACGAAACCTTCCGATCTGGCGCGGCCCGGCCACATGTTCCCGCTGCGAGCGCGCAAGGGCGGAGTGCTGGTACGAGCTGGACAGACCGAAGCCTCGGTTGACCTGGCGCGACTCGCAGGCATGGTCCCGGCGGGAATCATCTGCGAAATCATGAAAGACGATGGCAGCATGGCGCGCGTGCCAGACCTGATCGAGTTCTGCCGCGAACACGGGATGAAGATGCTGACCGTTGCGGAACTGATCCGTCACCGGATGGCGCACGAGCGTTATGTGCATCGCGTGGGCGAGGCTCTGGTCGATACGCGCTTCGGCGAATTCCGCCTGATCGCTTATGAAAGCGAAGTGGACGGCGGCGAGTCGCACGTGGCTTTAGTTCGCGGAGACATTGCGAATAGCAAAGAGCCTGTGCTGGTGCGCATGCATGCGCATTGCCTGATGGGCGACGTCTTTGGTGCGACGGGCTGCGAATGCCACGCCACGCTGGAGGGCGCTTTGCGGCGAATTTCCCACGAAGGCTGCGGCGCGTTGATCTATCTGCACCAGACTTCGAAAGGATTCTCGGTGGAGCGCGTCGGCGACCGCACCGCGCTCAGCTTTCATCATGGCCGCAAGCTGCCTTCGCTGCTGGACAGTGAAAGACAGACGCAGCGTGAAGTCGGCATCGGGGCGCAGATTCTTTCGGATCTGAACCTGCACAGAATTCGGCTGCTGACGAATCGTCCGAAGAGAGTGGCGGCGCTGGAAGGATTCGGGATTGAAATTGTGGAGCAGGTTCCGGTGGAGTTGCAAGGCAGCAAGACAATCGGCCGATAG
- a CDS encoding four helix bundle protein, producing MGSRPEELRDRTKAFALRIIRLFRSLPYKTDTQVLGKQLLRCGTSVAANYRAVCRARSKAEFVARIGIVAEEADEAVLWLELLTESGMIKPELTTELLKEAKELAAILTASQQTARRSA from the coding sequence TTGGGTTCGCGGCCTGAGGAGCTTCGCGATCGGACAAAGGCGTTCGCTCTTCGGATTATCCGCCTCTTTCGCTCGTTGCCGTATAAGACCGATACGCAGGTCTTAGGCAAGCAACTCTTGCGATGCGGAACTTCGGTGGCGGCGAACTACAGAGCCGTGTGCAGAGCGCGATCGAAGGCGGAATTCGTTGCGCGGATCGGCATCGTAGCAGAGGAAGCTGATGAAGCTGTACTCTGGCTTGAATTGTTAACTGAATCAGGAATGATCAAGCCGGAACTGACGACAGAACTATTGAAGGAAGCGAAGGAATTGGCGGCGATACTCACCGCCTCGCAACAAACAGCAAGAAGGTCGGCGTGA
- a CDS encoding kelch repeat-containing protein translates to MPILGALVSVLSCSGGSAGNTTIIPPTYTIGGTISGLAGTGLVLQNNAGNNLTVIADETSFTFTISVASSGAYDVTVLTQPSNPAQNCVVTDGSGAAKANVNNVVVACSTTSSNIGGTVSGLAGTGLVLQDNGGDNLAITTNGSFQFGTAISDGSAYSVTVLTEPLNPAQTCDVTAGSGMANANVTNIQVDCVYSSASSNEWTWEGGPDITYQQGVYGTQGVGAPGNVPSARYWSVNWIDTAGDFWLFGGYENTEGQQARSGDMNDLWKYNAGEWTWMSGSTIPDQVGTYGTQGTSAPDNVPGARHSAVSWTDAVGNFWLFGGYGYDSVGTYGPLDDLWKYSAGQWTWMSGSNVANQSGTYGTLGTAAPSNMPGARAYAVSFVDPAGDMWLFGGYGYDSVGTYAYLNDLWKYSAGQWTWVSGSNLADQFGVYGTLGISASGNVPGSRYTAVGWSDASGNLWLFGGAGFASSGAGGGGGLLNDLWRYRAGEWTWISGSNEFNQAGTYGTQGTPGAGNTPGSRQWPITWSDAAGNLWLFGGSGLDFDGTNAPLNDLWRYSAGEWTWIGGSKLANQAGTYGTLGVASPGNIAGSRGGAAAWIDASGNFWLFGGNSKGGDFNDLWRYEP, encoded by the coding sequence GTGCCGATTCTCGGTGCATTGGTTTCCGTCCTGTCGTGTAGTGGAGGCTCCGCCGGCAACACTACGATCATTCCCCCCACATACACGATCGGAGGTACGATCTCGGGGCTGGCGGGTACGGGACTGGTGCTACAGAACAATGCCGGCAATAACCTCACCGTAATCGCGGACGAGACGTCGTTTACGTTCACCATCTCCGTGGCCAGTAGCGGCGCGTACGATGTTACGGTCCTCACGCAGCCGTCCAATCCCGCGCAGAACTGCGTGGTCACGGATGGCAGTGGTGCCGCGAAGGCGAATGTGAACAATGTTGTGGTTGCCTGCAGCACGACCAGTTCCAACATTGGCGGTACGGTCTCGGGTCTGGCCGGTACAGGACTAGTGCTCCAGGATAACGGCGGAGACAACCTCGCGATCACCACAAACGGATCCTTTCAGTTTGGCACGGCGATCTCTGACGGCAGTGCGTACAGTGTCACTGTTCTTACTGAACCCTTGAATCCAGCACAGACCTGTGACGTTACAGCCGGCAGCGGAATGGCCAATGCAAATGTCACGAATATTCAGGTCGACTGCGTTTATAGCTCTGCCAGCAGCAATGAGTGGACTTGGGAGGGCGGCCCTGACATCACCTATCAGCAAGGAGTCTACGGAACTCAGGGAGTTGGGGCTCCAGGCAACGTGCCCAGCGCGCGGTACTGGAGCGTCAATTGGATCGACACCGCCGGGGATTTCTGGCTCTTCGGCGGATATGAAAACACGGAGGGGCAACAAGCTCGCTCCGGCGATATGAACGATCTCTGGAAGTACAACGCGGGCGAATGGACGTGGATGAGCGGTTCGACTATTCCCGATCAAGTCGGAACGTATGGAACTCAGGGAACTTCTGCACCGGACAATGTTCCAGGAGCGCGACACTCGGCCGTCAGTTGGACCGATGCAGTCGGGAATTTCTGGCTTTTCGGGGGATACGGCTACGACTCAGTGGGGACCTACGGCCCTCTTGATGATCTGTGGAAGTATAGCGCCGGGCAATGGACATGGATGAGCGGTTCGAATGTGGCCAACCAATCAGGCACTTACGGAACTTTGGGCACGGCGGCGCCCAGCAATATGCCGGGAGCGCGGGCTTATGCTGTTAGTTTCGTTGACCCCGCCGGGGATATGTGGCTTTTCGGGGGATACGGCTACGACTCGGTGGGCACCTATGCGTATCTTAACGATCTGTGGAAGTACAGCGCGGGCCAATGGACCTGGGTGAGCGGGTCGAACCTTGCGGATCAATTCGGGGTGTACGGGACCTTGGGGATCTCAGCGTCAGGTAACGTTCCCGGATCGAGATACACGGCAGTCGGTTGGAGCGACGCCTCCGGAAATTTGTGGTTGTTCGGCGGAGCTGGTTTCGCCTCATCGGGAGCAGGAGGAGGAGGAGGACTTCTCAACGATCTCTGGAGGTACCGCGCAGGGGAGTGGACCTGGATAAGCGGCTCGAACGAGTTCAATCAGGCGGGTACTTATGGAACTCAAGGCACGCCCGGAGCCGGCAATACCCCTGGATCACGTCAATGGCCGATTACGTGGAGCGATGCGGCAGGCAACTTATGGCTGTTTGGCGGGTCCGGCCTCGACTTCGATGGGACGAACGCCCCATTGAACGATCTGTGGAGATATAGCGCGGGCGAATGGACTTGGATAGGAGGGTCGAAGCTTGCGAACCAAGCGGGAACCTACGGCACTTTAGGCGTCGCTTCTCCCGGCAACATCGCAGGATCGCGCGGCGGCGCGGCGGCTTGGATTGACGCTTCGGGAAATTTTTGGCTGTTTGGCGGGAATAGCAAGGGGGGAGATTTTAACGATCTGTGGAGGTACGAGCCTTAA
- a CDS encoding NAD(P)H-dependent oxidoreductase subunit E, whose amino-acid sequence MVPHYPTKRSALVPTLLYAQDEVGYLSDEVIAELASRLDLTELEVRNVISYYSMLTTKPRGKFNVQVCTNISCMVRGGEEILHHCATKLGVGHKQTTADGMFTLEEVECIGACSWAPAAQVNYDFHENLTAEKMDRILDDYKKKATQ is encoded by the coding sequence ATGGTTCCGCACTATCCGACCAAGCGCTCGGCGCTCGTCCCTACGCTGCTTTACGCGCAGGACGAAGTCGGATATTTGAGCGACGAGGTGATCGCCGAACTGGCCTCGCGGCTCGATCTGACTGAACTCGAAGTGCGCAACGTAATCAGCTATTACTCGATGCTGACCACCAAGCCGCGCGGGAAATTCAACGTGCAGGTCTGCACGAATATCAGCTGTATGGTGCGCGGGGGCGAAGAGATCCTGCATCACTGCGCGACGAAGCTAGGCGTCGGCCATAAGCAAACGACGGCGGACGGTATGTTTACGCTGGAAGAAGTGGAGTGCATCGGCGCCTGCAGCTGGGCTCCGGCGGCGCAGGTGAATTACGATTTTCATGAGAATCTGACGGCGGAGAAGATGGACCGGATTCTGGACGACTACAAGAAGAAGGCAACGCAGTAA
- the ndhC gene encoding NADH-quinone oxidoreductase subunit A, with amino-acid sequence MPDNYFARYLPFLIHMLMAGGIAAAIVTLSWLIGQRKPTRAKLSPYECGMTPVGDSRQRFSVKFYLVAMLFILFDVEAVFIYPWAISLRQLKAEGQGHFGLFEMLLYIGIFLVGFFYIWKKGVLDWGETSPKRGDS; translated from the coding sequence ATGCCCGACAATTACTTCGCACGCTACCTCCCCTTTTTGATCCATATGCTGATGGCGGGCGGGATTGCGGCTGCGATTGTCACTCTTTCCTGGCTCATTGGCCAGCGTAAACCCACGCGGGCCAAACTGTCGCCTTACGAATGTGGTATGACCCCGGTGGGCGACTCCCGGCAGCGCTTCTCGGTCAAGTTCTACCTGGTCGCTATGCTGTTCATTCTGTTCGATGTTGAAGCGGTTTTTATTTACCCGTGGGCCATCAGCTTGCGCCAGCTCAAGGCCGAGGGCCAGGGGCATTTCGGGCTGTTCGAGATGTTGCTCTATATCGGCATTTTCCTGGTTGGCTTCTTCTACATTTGGAAAAAGGGTGTGCTCGACTGGGGCGAAACTTCTCCGAAGCGGGGAGACTCCTGA
- a CDS encoding methyl-accepting chemotaxis protein produces the protein MGWFRNLNIGKKLAVAFGSFGLLMVGLGIFDLWELSRVNGTTVQVVSRQMPSVTFLGAIKYNASATRRSELSHLLAYEHKEKWDPPLKQALIDLEENEKQYETLMTSDEQRTLDQEFRTAWAKYLAVHEQVVALAHENEYQANLLAQSAGSDAFDAAMKILRDEVELDDKAASAFAQKSDEVYSSARYLVIAFLVCVVIIGFAMATTIGRMQSVASGRMLALMQEIAAKNLEIDDVEVDSDDEMGRTCLAMNTMKNGLGEVIQLIADTAMRVAGASDELSAAREQITKNSEETSAQANIVSEAVARASQNLQTVLTGAEEMAISIQDIATHAHLAAGAANGAVQSAQVASTAVAKLGNSSVEIGEVIKVISTIAQQTNLLALNATIEAARAGEAGKGFAVVANEVKELAKQTATSTGDISRKIAAIQADTKGAVEAIGTIAGVIHQINDISGTIAAAVEQQSATTNEMKRNVAEAASGASEISSSIAGVARVADGTSFRAQESQKSALELAEVAKLLSSLMAQFKIKRRDLRVEMALPVLLITTDHRGRRVDQKATTIDVSRYGALLRASAGSIRRGTTVSLSRLNRKEDFRVAWLGLKGSPEEGQIGLSALDPPTSFWDDVLISRERSAEQPMTMATHAG, from the coding sequence ATGGGTTGGTTTCGAAATCTGAATATTGGCAAGAAACTGGCGGTCGCGTTCGGAAGTTTCGGGCTTCTGATGGTCGGCCTAGGCATCTTCGATCTGTGGGAATTGTCAAGAGTGAATGGCACCACAGTACAGGTGGTTTCCCGCCAAATGCCCTCGGTCACATTCCTGGGTGCGATCAAGTACAACGCTTCCGCCACGCGACGTTCCGAATTAAGCCATTTGCTCGCCTATGAGCACAAAGAAAAGTGGGACCCGCCCCTGAAGCAAGCCCTGATCGACCTGGAAGAGAATGAAAAGCAGTATGAAACACTCATGACCTCCGATGAACAGCGCACCCTCGACCAGGAGTTTCGCACCGCCTGGGCAAAATATCTGGCCGTGCACGAACAGGTCGTGGCACTGGCCCATGAGAATGAGTATCAGGCGAATCTGCTGGCGCAATCCGCGGGGAGCGATGCCTTCGATGCCGCCATGAAGATTCTGCGAGATGAAGTCGAACTGGATGACAAGGCCGCCTCAGCCTTCGCTCAAAAAAGCGACGAAGTGTATTCGTCTGCCCGGTATCTCGTGATCGCCTTCCTGGTTTGCGTGGTCATCATCGGCTTTGCCATGGCCACCACCATCGGGCGCATGCAGTCGGTAGCCTCGGGCAGAATGCTGGCTCTCATGCAGGAGATTGCGGCGAAGAATTTGGAGATCGATGACGTCGAGGTCGATTCCGATGACGAGATGGGCCGCACCTGCCTGGCCATGAACACCATGAAAAACGGCCTCGGCGAAGTTATTCAGTTGATTGCCGACACGGCCATGCGCGTGGCTGGCGCCAGCGATGAACTCTCTGCCGCCCGCGAGCAGATTACCAAGAATTCGGAAGAGACTTCGGCCCAGGCGAATATCGTTTCCGAGGCCGTGGCCCGCGCCAGCCAGAACCTTCAAACCGTTCTCACTGGCGCTGAAGAGATGGCGATCAGTATCCAGGACATCGCGACCCATGCGCATCTCGCGGCTGGCGCCGCCAACGGTGCGGTGCAGTCTGCGCAGGTCGCCAGCACCGCGGTCGCGAAGCTGGGAAATTCCAGCGTCGAGATCGGCGAGGTCATCAAAGTGATCAGCACCATCGCGCAGCAAACTAATCTTCTCGCCCTGAACGCCACCATTGAGGCTGCTCGCGCCGGTGAGGCCGGAAAAGGTTTCGCGGTGGTCGCCAACGAGGTCAAAGAACTGGCCAAACAGACCGCTACCTCCACCGGAGACATCAGCCGTAAAATTGCCGCCATTCAGGCCGATACCAAGGGCGCAGTCGAGGCCATCGGAACCATCGCCGGCGTCATCCACCAGATCAACGATATTTCGGGAACCATTGCCGCGGCCGTCGAGCAGCAGAGCGCCACGACGAACGAGATGAAGCGCAACGTCGCCGAAGCAGCTTCGGGAGCCAGCGAGATCTCCTCCAGCATCGCCGGAGTGGCGCGCGTGGCCGATGGGACTTCCTTCCGCGCCCAGGAGTCGCAAAAATCCGCTCTGGAGTTAGCTGAGGTCGCGAAACTGTTGAGCAGTCTCATGGCCCAGTTCAAGATCAAACGCCGTGATTTGCGCGTAGAGATGGCTCTGCCGGTTCTGCTGATCACTACCGACCATAGGGGTCGCCGGGTCGACCAGAAGGCAACTACCATCGATGTCAGCCGCTATGGCGCGCTTTTGAGGGCTTCTGCCGGATCGATTCGCAGGGGAACGACAGTCTCCCTCTCCCGCTTGAACCGCAAAGAGGACTTTCGCGTAGCCTGGCTGGGATTGAAGGGTTCGCCCGAAGAAGGTCAGATCGGACTGTCCGCCCTCGATCCCCCCACGTCATTTTGGGATGACGTTCTCATCTCCCGCGAACGATCGGCCGAGCAACCCATGACCATGGCCACCCACGCGGGCTAG
- the nuoF gene encoding NADH-quinone oxidoreductase subunit NuoF: protein MASLVSHPDEVKVVSKRFGQGATDIDRYLELDGYKAVQKALAMEPDAIINEVKNSGLRGRGGAGFSTGMKWSFVPKQSAKPKYVLCNGDESEPGTCKDRLIFEHDPHAVIEGVMIGALAVGAKSGYIYIRGEYRYLSIIMQKAIRDAYAKGFVGKNIFGSGRDLDIYWHGGAGAYEVGEESALMESLEGKRGIPRIRPPFPAVVGLWGGPTVINNAETLANVPHIILGGSDWFAKLGTPKNGGTRLFCLSGNIAKPGVYELPMGYNLKKMIYEVGGGIPHGRKLKAVVPGGSSCPCLTADEIDVAMDFDSVAKAGSMLGSGGVVIVDDQQCIVKFALRTMKFYKHESCGWCIPCREGTDWLEKTLTRFHRGGGMKKDIDNMQYLSENMLGRTFCPLGDAAAMPTIAFVKKFRKEFEDHLDGKACPYEKAGAMELVHA from the coding sequence ATGGCGTCCCTGGTCTCCCATCCCGACGAAGTAAAAGTGGTCTCGAAGCGCTTCGGCCAAGGTGCGACCGATATCGATCGCTATCTTGAACTGGACGGCTACAAGGCCGTGCAGAAGGCGCTCGCCATGGAGCCGGATGCCATCATTAATGAGGTCAAGAATTCCGGCCTGCGCGGCCGCGGTGGCGCTGGATTCTCGACCGGGATGAAGTGGTCGTTCGTTCCTAAGCAATCGGCCAAGCCAAAATATGTGCTCTGCAACGGCGACGAGAGCGAGCCCGGCACCTGCAAAGACCGTTTGATCTTTGAACACGATCCGCATGCGGTGATCGAGGGCGTGATGATCGGCGCGCTGGCGGTCGGCGCAAAGAGCGGCTACATCTACATTCGCGGCGAATATCGATACCTTTCGATCATCATGCAGAAGGCGATCCGCGATGCTTACGCGAAGGGATTCGTCGGCAAGAACATTTTTGGCAGCGGCCGCGATCTCGACATTTATTGGCACGGCGGCGCGGGCGCTTACGAAGTCGGGGAAGAATCGGCGCTGATGGAATCGCTCGAAGGCAAGCGCGGCATTCCACGCATCCGTCCGCCCTTTCCCGCAGTGGTCGGTCTTTGGGGCGGACCGACGGTCATTAATAATGCCGAGACGCTGGCCAACGTGCCGCACATTATTCTGGGCGGATCCGATTGGTTCGCCAAACTCGGCACGCCGAAAAATGGCGGCACGCGCCTGTTCTGCCTAAGCGGCAATATCGCCAAGCCCGGCGTCTACGAACTGCCGATGGGCTATAACTTAAAGAAAATGATTTATGAAGTGGGTGGCGGCATTCCCCATGGGCGAAAGCTGAAGGCAGTCGTGCCTGGCGGATCGTCTTGCCCGTGCCTTACCGCCGACGAGATCGATGTCGCCATGGACTTCGATTCGGTGGCGAAGGCCGGGTCCATGCTGGGTTCGGGCGGGGTGGTCATAGTGGATGACCAGCAGTGCATCGTGAAATTCGCGCTGCGCACTATGAAGTTCTACAAGCATGAAAGCTGCGGATGGTGCATACCCTGCCGTGAAGGCACGGATTGGCTGGAGAAGACGCTCACGCGCTTTCATCGCGGCGGCGGCATGAAGAAAGACATCGACAACATGCAATACCTGTCCGAGAACATGCTGGGCAGAACTTTTTGTCCGCTGGGCGATGCGGCCGCGATGCCGACCATCGCGTTCGTAAAAAAGTTCCGCAAAGAATTCGAGGATCACTTGGACGGCAAGGCGTGCCCGTACGAAAAGGCGGGCGCGATGGAACTCGTGCACGCGTAG